TCCTGGGCATCACCATTTTGTCGGCCACATCCGCGGACGACTGCTAGGGTTTGCGATCAGCTGCTCGATGGGCGCCTCCTCCGCTGAGCCAGCCGCCGGGGACCGCCTCTCTCCCCCTGAGGCCGTTTGCAAGGGCGTTCTGCACAATCTGCTCTCGGTGGCCGCGCAGCCACAAGGGAACGCGGTGAATCAGTTGCTCGACTGCTTGAACACGGTGGCCGGGCTGTTTGAATCCGTTAAACGGCAGGATGTCGTGCGCGCTGTCTTTGCACCCATCATGACGATTGCGGAGACGCTGCTCAGGAACAGCTTTGCTCGCTTTAACGAGCGAGAGCTTGCTATTGAGGTCGTGCAATGTGTGCACAACATGTTTGCGGCGTGCGTCCTGTCACTGGAGAACCAGTTTATTTTGGACCTCCTTCGCCTCGTGATTATGACCGAGTCGAGCATTTGTGAATCACTGAGGAGTACGAGCTCGTGGCAGAGGTCGGCCGATGCGGAGAGCGACCGTGTCAGCTTTTTGACGTGGAGCGCCAAACTCGTCACGACGGTGTCGCTGTGGAAGCGGCTGGATTGCTTTTTGGCCGATGAGGAGGTGACCACGCTCGCCAACGCCACCGTAGCCACGTTGGCCACCTTGTTGAACTGTCTTGACCAACGCGTTCTGTGCTTCCCCGAACTGGAGGAAACGCTGTTTCTCAGCCTGGAGGTGTGTACGGAAGCGTTCCCTGAGCTGGTTGTCTTATCGCCAGCGTTTTCCAACACGTTTTTCTTGGCCACCTTCTATGCACTCACCTCGGATCGGACGTCGACACAGCACGCCGGCGTGGCGGTCGCCAGTCACGCCGCTGACTGCCTCGGGAATCCGCAgaacggcggcggcggcggtggtgtGGACGAGCTGTTGCGCGTCCTTCTCCGATCCCTCGTTGCGGGCAAAACACAGCAACGTAACATCACGCTGGTGGCGAAAACGATCCTCAAGCTATCGGGCTACGTCGGCTCGCCAGCCGACCTTCAGACCATTGTTGCCGGTGTCGCAACCGAGGTGCCTCCGCCAGCCAAGCAGTTTCTCGAAGCAACCCTTTTCGACGTCACCCGTGGTGTTCAAGCATTATCCAGCTCTTCGGCTGCGCAAGGCGTGTCAGCTACTGCAGTCCACCAAATTACGGAAGAGTTTGAGTCCCGCTTACAGGATCATCTTTCGCTGATGAAGGGAACCAGTCTTATCTAGCCAGATTCCACTACTGCTAGGTGTACTAACGGAATCATAAAAGAGACCTCCGGCCTCGTTTCCGCAACTGCCAAGCAACGAAGGAGAGGTGCTTCTCTGCCGGGAAGCATCATGCCTTTCAACGACGGTGGGGGAGGGGGGGGGAagggaaaaaaaacaacaacatggcAAAAGAAGCCGCAGCTGCGCGCCAGTGCGTACACAACAACTTTTCATAACTGCCTTCTCTAATGCTCACAGAGTgtaacataaaacaaaaaaatgatccTAAGCGGAGAATCTCGCAGTCAACTGCGTTCTGGTCGAATCGCATTCGCCTTTTTGTGCCCTCCGTCCCTCTTAGGACGTTCACGGAAAACCGTCCGCACGCCGCTTGGATCCCTTCTCTGTCAGCATTTGTATGCGCTGATGGACATTCTCTTTTCCTTTGCttctctttttagtttttttttttttttgcaaacaccacaacaaaaaaaaaaaacagcatcgTCGCTTTTAAATCTTGTCTCTCCTCTCTTTTTTTTCCCTCTGGGTTCTACGGCAGAGTGTGCAACGCAAACCACCCAGAGCATCCCACTtgtttggaaggaacacaaggTCGTGTAACGGAAACGAGTCGGTTCCCAATTTTTTCGACAGCCGCCCAG
This genomic window from Bactrocera neohumeralis isolate Rockhampton unplaced genomic scaffold, APGP_CSIRO_Bneo_wtdbg2-racon-allhic-juicebox.fasta_v2 ctg2558, whole genome shotgun sequence contains:
- the LOC126766803 gene encoding uncharacterized protein LOC126766803, whose protein sequence is MASSAVDEDEDGLSDAFTNSHLELIAHIGRVSVCDSCQTLISALQRVTAQASNMAAGSHAVDEVTLTRVNEAVWLVVKVISSLSQTNPTEKRHRSPAASSPTKRPRPRPAVYTAYADALHAFGRCYVEPEDAAAPLFADAFSGGTSFVSFALQFCVAALCELPFEQETMLSVCALLDCMADKSENVRAFLAAQGAFHTVVQLGTDPGHHHFVGHIRGRLLGFAISCSMGASSAEPAAGDRLSPPEAVCKGVLHNLLSVAAQPQGNAVNQLLDCLNTVAGLFESVKRQDVVRAVFAPIMTIAETLLRNSFARFNERELAIEVVQCVHNMFAACVLSLENQFILDLLRLVIMTESSICESLRSTSSWQRSADAESDRVSFLTWSAKLVTTVSLWKRLDCFLADEEVTTLANATVATLATLLNCLDQRVLCFPELEETLFLSLEVCTEAFPELVVLSPAFSNTFFLATFYALTSDRTSTQHAGVAVASHAADCLGNPQNGGGGGGVDELLRVLLRSLVAGKTQQRNITLVAKTILKLSGYVGSPADLQTIVAGVATEVPPPAKQFLEATLFDVTRGVQALSSSSAAQGVSATAVHQITEEFESRLQDHLSLMKGTSLI